From a single Coturnix japonica isolate 7356 chromosome 25, Coturnix japonica 2.1, whole genome shotgun sequence genomic region:
- the LOC107324333 gene encoding cytochrome b5 domain-containing protein 1 isoform X1: MPRGASPPTSGLRRRFPCRRHFGVLVAMDTAGGAERRPRYLTVREVAEEPGRLSALGRVYDLGPLLRERRGDAALNPLLGALGTDVSHCFDTDTGHPLSRVEPRTGQSGSRFPLGVPGSSQLHTPRSDGAPPWDAEWWRDPRLQLGRLSAAPRLLRLLNTLTGHSCVIEVCGEEPVGAALQRARGWREQLRKYTVCYGGVPLQPHLTLEQNGIPDGTAELRSLRLDPKDFIPTVLLYFNDDVGEDSEDIEPAEQKSTEHKELLPQRCLQLSFHNKPQP, encoded by the exons ATGCCGCGCGGCGCGTCTCCCCCCACTTCCGGGTTGCGAAGGCGCTTCCCGTGTCGCCGCCATTTTGGCGTCCTTGTCGCCATGGACACGGCGGGCGGCGCGGAGCGGCGGCCCCGGTACCTGACGGTGCGGGAGGTGGCGGAGGAGCCGGGCCGGCTCAGCGCCCTCGGCCGCGTTTACGACCTGGGGCCGCTGCTGCGGGAGCGCCGCG GTGACGCCGCCCTGAACCCGCTGCTGGGCGCCCTCGGTACCGACGTGAGTCACTGCTTCGACACGGACACCGGACAC CCGCTGTCCCGCGTGGAGCCCCGCACCGGGCAGAGCGGGTCCCGGTTCCCGCTGGGGGTCCcgggcagctcccagctccacacGCCGCGCTCGGACGGGGCCCCCCCGTGGGACGCCGAGTGGTGGCGGGACCCCCGGCTGCAGCTCGGCCGCCTGAGCGCCGCCCCCCGGCTGCTGCGGCTCCTCAACACCCTGACGGGCCACAGCTGCGTCATCGAG GTGTGCGGGGAGGAGCCGGTGGGAGCCGCGCTGCAGCGGGCGCGGGGCTGGAGGGAGCAGCTGCGGAAATACACGGTGTGTTACGGCGGGGTCCCGCTGCAGCCGCATCTCACCCTGGAGCAGAACGGGATCCCGGACGGCACCGCCGAGCTGCGCAGCCTCCGCCTCGACCCCAAGGACTTCATCCCCACCGTGCTCCTCTACTTCAATGACGACGTTGGTGAAGACAGCGAAG ATATTGAACCCgcagagcagaaaagcaccgaacacaaagagctgctgccccagcgCTGCCTTCAGCTCAGCTTCCACAACAAACCCCAGCCCTGA
- the LOC107324333 gene encoding cytochrome b5 domain-containing protein 1 isoform X2, with amino-acid sequence MPRGASPPTSGLRRRFPCRRHFGVLVAMDTAGGAERRPRYLTVREVAEEPGRLSALGRVYDLGPLLRERRGDAALNPLLGALGTDVSHCFDTDTGHPLSRVEPRTGQSGSRFPLGVPGSSQLHTPRSDGAPPWDAEWWRDPRLQLGRLSAAPRLLRLLNTLTGHSCVIEVCGEEPVGAALQRARGWREQLRKYTVCYGGVPLQPHLTLEQNGIPDGTAELRSLRLDPKDFIPTVLLYFNDDVGEDSEALQ; translated from the exons ATGCCGCGCGGCGCGTCTCCCCCCACTTCCGGGTTGCGAAGGCGCTTCCCGTGTCGCCGCCATTTTGGCGTCCTTGTCGCCATGGACACGGCGGGCGGCGCGGAGCGGCGGCCCCGGTACCTGACGGTGCGGGAGGTGGCGGAGGAGCCGGGCCGGCTCAGCGCCCTCGGCCGCGTTTACGACCTGGGGCCGCTGCTGCGGGAGCGCCGCG GTGACGCCGCCCTGAACCCGCTGCTGGGCGCCCTCGGTACCGACGTGAGTCACTGCTTCGACACGGACACCGGACAC CCGCTGTCCCGCGTGGAGCCCCGCACCGGGCAGAGCGGGTCCCGGTTCCCGCTGGGGGTCCcgggcagctcccagctccacacGCCGCGCTCGGACGGGGCCCCCCCGTGGGACGCCGAGTGGTGGCGGGACCCCCGGCTGCAGCTCGGCCGCCTGAGCGCCGCCCCCCGGCTGCTGCGGCTCCTCAACACCCTGACGGGCCACAGCTGCGTCATCGAG GTGTGCGGGGAGGAGCCGGTGGGAGCCGCGCTGCAGCGGGCGCGGGGCTGGAGGGAGCAGCTGCGGAAATACACGGTGTGTTACGGCGGGGTCCCGCTGCAGCCGCATCTCACCCTGGAGCAGAACGGGATCCCGGACGGCACCGCCGAGCTGCGCAGCCTCCGCCTCGACCCCAAGGACTTCATCCCCACCGTGCTCCTCTACTTCAATGACGACGTTGGTGAAGACAGCGAAG CCCTACAGTGA